Proteins from a genomic interval of Quercus lobata isolate SW786 chromosome 11, ValleyOak3.0 Primary Assembly, whole genome shotgun sequence:
- the LOC115966674 gene encoding agamous-like MADS-box protein AGL61: MAKQNLSMGRKKTGCTKILSKSHRHVTFSKRRSGLFKKASELCTLCGAEIAIVVFSPAGKIFSFGHPNVEPILDRFLTGNPNLGSKKHQLIEAHQNANVRELNNYLTQIINQVEAEKKYGEALDHMRRANQRQCWWDAPINELGLHELEQLRVSIEELKKNVAKQANKILFESAPNSLPHLEMNGIEYVEFLESKPKVDAASTIPNAYDFAYGYLL; this comes from the coding sequence ATGGCAAAGCAAAATCTTAGCATGGGTCGCAAAAAGACAGGGTGTACAAAAATTCTGAGCAAAAGTCATCGACATGTTACATTCTCCAAACGTCGGTCAGGGCTTTTTAAGAAAGCTAGTGAGCTTTGTACACTTTGTGGGGCTGAGATTGCCATTGTTGTTTTCTCACCAGCGGGCAAGATTTTCTCATTTGGTCACCCCAACGTTGAGCCTATACTTGATCGTTTTCTTACTGGAAACCCTAACTTAGGGTCCAAGAAACACCAGCTCATTGAAGCTCATCAAAATGCTAATGTTCGTGAGCTCAACAATTATCTCACTCAAATTATCAATCAAGTCGAAGCTGAGAAAAAGTATGGAGAAGCACTTGACCACATGAGGAGGGCTAACCAAAGACAATGCTGGTGGGACGCTCCAATCAATGAGCTTGGGCTACATGAGTTAGAGCAATTAAGGGTTTCGATTGAGGAGCTAAAGAAGAATGTAGCAAAACAAGCCAACAAGATTTTGTTTGAGTCTGCTCCTAATTCTTTACCACACTTGGAGATGAATGGTATAGAATATGTTGAATTTCTTGAGAGCAAGCCTAAAGTTGATGCTGCTTCTACTATCCCTAATGCCTACGATTTTGCTTATGGGTATctgctttaa